The Hymenobacter sp. 5317J-9 genome has a window encoding:
- a CDS encoding glycosyltransferase, giving the protein MSGWLLGFLGLWLLGMGFAAWQFATRRGAAPAVPLPTPLPRVSVLIAARDEEAALPRCLASLRALSYPPELLEVLVGDDASTDRTAAVAEAAMLGFRGTFRVIPIAENLGQARGKANVLAHLARHATTDFFFITDADIHLPTNWIEALLGHAAPGVGTVTGITAVRGPRLFHQLQGIDWLLSLSLVQVVSEQGRPVTAMGNNMLVTRAAYQAVGGYQALPFSVTEDYALFRAVVARGFGFRHVFSAAARADSLPMPDWAGLLRQRRRWLRGVEALPLRLRLELLFFSGFWPALAGLAWAAGPAPALGVWGAKMLVQGVLAAAAHRRAGLRLRWWLLPLFEFYTLALTFSLVGYRLLGSAVVWKGRRYT; this is encoded by the coding sequence GTGAGTGGCTGGCTGCTGGGTTTTCTGGGGCTGTGGCTGCTGGGGATGGGTTTCGCCGCCTGGCAGTTTGCCACCCGGCGCGGCGCGGCGCCGGCTGTACCGCTCCCCACGCCGCTGCCGCGCGTGAGCGTGCTCATAGCCGCGCGCGACGAGGAAGCGGCCCTGCCCCGCTGCCTGGCCAGCTTGCGCGCCCTCAGCTACCCGCCCGAGCTGCTGGAAGTGCTGGTGGGCGACGACGCCAGCACCGACCGCACCGCCGCCGTAGCCGAGGCAGCCATGTTGGGCTTCCGGGGCACGTTCCGCGTCATTCCGATTGCCGAAAACCTGGGCCAGGCGCGGGGCAAAGCCAACGTGCTGGCCCACCTGGCCCGGCACGCAACTACTGATTTTTTCTTCATCACCGACGCTGATATTCACCTGCCAACCAACTGGATTGAGGCGCTGCTGGGCCACGCGGCGCCGGGCGTGGGCACCGTCACGGGCATCACGGCGGTGCGGGGGCCGCGGCTGTTTCACCAGTTGCAAGGCATCGACTGGCTGCTGTCGCTGAGCCTGGTGCAGGTGGTGAGCGAGCAGGGCCGCCCCGTGACGGCCATGGGCAACAACATGCTCGTGACGCGCGCCGCTTACCAGGCCGTTGGCGGCTACCAGGCCCTGCCGTTTTCCGTGACGGAAGACTACGCTCTGTTTCGGGCGGTGGTGGCGCGGGGCTTTGGCTTCCGGCACGTATTTAGCGCCGCGGCGCGGGCCGATTCGCTGCCCATGCCGGACTGGGCGGGCTTGCTGCGGCAGCGCCGCCGCTGGCTGCGCGGCGTGGAGGCCCTGCCGCTGCGGCTGCGGCTGGAGCTGTTGTTTTTCAGCGGGTTTTGGCCGGCGCTGGCGGGGCTGGCGTGGGCGGCCGGGCCGGCGCCGGCGCTGGGGGTGTGGGGTGCAAAAATGCTGGTGCAGGGCGTGCTGGCCGCCGCGGCGCATCGCCGGGCGGGCTTGCGGCTGCGCTGGTGGCTGCTGCCGCTGTTTGAATTTTACACGCTGGCGCTCACGTTCAGTCTGGTTGGGTACCGGCTACTGGGCAGCGCCGTGGTCTGGAAGGGGCGGCGGTATACCTGA
- a CDS encoding TatD family hydrolase produces MHLTDSHAHLYSEQFKPDRLDALRRAQDAGVRTIVMPNVDHSSIDAMLELEAQAPETCFAMMGLHPCSVTRDFERDLYEVETWLGRRPFAAVGECGLDLYWDKTLLAEQQAALKIQLELAKKHRLPIVLHTREAFAETAALVEAAQDGTLRGVFHCFSGTAAEAEQAIGLGFKLGIGGVATFKNGGADQFLPGIDLQHLLLETDCPYLAPVPHRGKRNEPAYLPLVLRRVATLLGRPEAEVAEATTRNAAELFNL; encoded by the coding sequence ATGCACCTCACCGATTCGCACGCTCACCTCTACTCCGAACAGTTCAAGCCCGACCGCCTCGACGCCCTGCGCCGGGCCCAGGACGCGGGCGTGCGCACCATCGTGATGCCCAACGTGGACCACAGCAGCATCGACGCCATGCTGGAGCTGGAGGCGCAGGCCCCCGAAACCTGCTTCGCCATGATGGGCCTGCACCCGTGCTCGGTGACGCGCGACTTTGAGCGCGACCTGTACGAGGTGGAAACCTGGCTCGGCCGCCGGCCCTTTGCCGCCGTAGGCGAGTGCGGCCTCGATTTGTATTGGGACAAAACCCTGCTGGCCGAGCAGCAGGCCGCGCTAAAAATTCAGCTGGAGCTGGCCAAGAAGCACCGCTTGCCCATCGTGCTGCACACCCGCGAGGCCTTCGCCGAAACCGCTGCACTGGTAGAAGCCGCCCAGGACGGCACCCTGCGCGGGGTGTTCCACTGCTTTTCGGGCACGGCGGCGGAGGCCGAGCAGGCCATCGGGCTGGGGTTCAAGCTGGGCATTGGCGGCGTGGCCACGTTCAAAAACGGCGGGGCCGACCAGTTTCTGCCGGGCATCGACCTGCAGCACCTGCTGCTTGAAACCGACTGCCCTTACCTGGCGCCCGTGCCGCACCGCGGCAAGCGCAACGAGCCCGCCTACCTGCCCCTGGTGCTGCGCCGCGTGGCCACCCTGCTGGGCCGCCCCGAAGCCGAAGTGGCCGAAGCCACCACCCGCAACGCGGCCGAGCTGTTCAATCTGTAA
- a CDS encoding PAS domain-containing protein encodes MTASDTPVDYQRLFRSLPDNFLLMAPDATILDNTDSHVAASLKSREEAVGRTLFDAYPSVDQNQGDIIAASHEHVRQHLEPHAMPVIRYDLAKPAEQGGGFEEMYWQATHYPLLDEQGRLQYILQRTQNVTEQLRAAQEAAKAQAALAEEQDRTRFVLENLPVLIWTATAEGQRDYFNSRWLAFTGHPLEKQIGVQWVDSIHPDDRSRVLSTWQRSVESGELYQVEYRLRRHDGQYRWILVRATPRRDAAGTISMWVGGATDIHEQRQMVQELLQANEQQGLLSEQAHELYRKAENQRETYHNLFMQAPAMICILRGPEHRYEFVNPRYQELFPHRELVGHSVEEVLPEVREQGIIDLLDNVYRTGETYFGNELKLQLERDASKELRDSYFNFIYQQFRENNQPAGIMVFAFEVTDFVLARQALERLNDAPGN; translated from the coding sequence ATGACTGCTTCCGATACGCCCGTTGATTATCAGCGCTTGTTCCGTTCCCTGCCGGACAACTTCCTGCTCATGGCGCCCGACGCGACCATTCTGGACAACACCGACAGCCACGTGGCCGCGTCGCTGAAATCGCGGGAGGAAGCGGTAGGGCGCACCCTGTTCGACGCCTACCCTTCCGTCGACCAGAACCAGGGCGACATCATCGCCGCCTCGCACGAGCACGTGCGCCAGCACCTGGAGCCCCACGCCATGCCCGTCATTCGCTACGACCTGGCCAAACCGGCCGAGCAGGGCGGCGGCTTCGAGGAGATGTACTGGCAGGCCACGCACTACCCCCTGCTCGACGAGCAGGGCCGGCTGCAGTACATCCTGCAGCGCACCCAGAACGTGACCGAGCAGCTCCGCGCCGCGCAGGAAGCCGCCAAGGCCCAGGCCGCGCTGGCCGAGGAGCAGGACCGCACCCGCTTCGTGCTCGAAAACCTGCCCGTGCTCATCTGGACCGCCACCGCCGAAGGGCAGCGCGACTACTTCAATTCGCGCTGGCTGGCCTTCACGGGCCACCCCCTGGAAAAGCAAATCGGCGTGCAATGGGTCGACAGCATCCACCCCGACGACCGCAGCCGCGTGCTCAGCACCTGGCAGCGCTCCGTGGAGAGCGGTGAGCTTTACCAAGTGGAATACCGCCTGCGCCGCCACGACGGCCAGTACCGCTGGATTTTGGTGCGCGCCACGCCCCGCCGCGACGCGGCCGGCACCATCAGCATGTGGGTGGGCGGCGCCACCGACATCCACGAGCAGCGCCAGATGGTGCAGGAGCTGCTGCAGGCCAACGAGCAGCAGGGCCTCCTTTCCGAGCAGGCCCACGAGCTGTACCGCAAGGCCGAAAACCAGCGCGAAACCTACCACAACCTGTTCATGCAGGCGCCGGCCATGATTTGCATCCTGCGCGGGCCCGAACACCGCTACGAGTTCGTGAATCCCCGCTATCAGGAGTTGTTTCCGCACCGCGAGCTGGTGGGCCACAGTGTGGAAGAAGTGCTGCCCGAGGTGCGCGAGCAAGGCATCATCGACCTGCTCGACAACGTGTACCGCACCGGCGAAACTTACTTCGGCAACGAGCTGAAGCTGCAGCTGGAGCGCGACGCCAGCAAGGAGCTGCGCGACTCCTACTTCAATTTCATCTACCAGCAGTTCCGCGAAAACAACCAGCCCGCCGGCATCATGGTCTTTGCCTTTGAAGTGACCGATTTCGTGCTGGCCCGCCAGGCGTTGGAACGCCTCAACGACGCCCCCGGCAACTAA
- a CDS encoding winged helix-turn-helix domain-containing protein encodes MKVLIVEEEPEAVAHLRSGLEAYGMHAAVAPDAAAAQHLLATARYGAVILGVRPPEMAGFELCALLRREYEKLPLLLLTTMAATHHKLRGFAAGADDYLVQPVEVGELAARLRALHRRFGATPAERVLKVADLELHSHSKVVKRGEKRIDLTVRELALLEYFMSNQGRALTRAEIVGKVWDLAFDTGTNMVDVYVSYLRSKIDKHFSPKLIHTLNGVGYVLEHRAA; translated from the coding sequence ATGAAAGTATTGATTGTAGAAGAAGAGCCCGAGGCGGTTGCCCATCTGCGGAGCGGCCTCGAAGCCTACGGCATGCACGCCGCCGTGGCCCCCGATGCCGCCGCCGCGCAGCACCTGCTGGCCACGGCCCGCTACGGGGCCGTCATTCTGGGCGTGCGCCCGCCCGAGATGGCCGGCTTCGAGCTGTGCGCCCTCCTCCGGCGCGAATACGAAAAGCTGCCCCTGCTCCTGCTCACCACCATGGCCGCCACCCACCACAAGCTGCGGGGCTTCGCGGCCGGCGCCGACGACTACCTCGTGCAGCCCGTCGAAGTGGGGGAGCTGGCGGCGCGCCTGCGGGCGTTGCACCGCCGCTTCGGCGCCACGCCCGCCGAGCGGGTGCTGAAAGTGGCCGACCTGGAGCTGCACAGCCACAGCAAAGTGGTGAAGCGCGGCGAAAAGCGCATCGACCTCACGGTGCGCGAGCTGGCCCTGCTCGAATACTTCATGAGCAACCAGGGCCGCGCCCTCACGCGGGCCGAAATCGTGGGCAAAGTCTGGGACTTGGCCTTCGACACCGGCACCAACATGGTGGACGTGTACGTAAGCTACCTGCGCAGCAAAATCGACAAGCACTTCTCGCCCAAGCTCATCCATACGCTCAACGGCGTGGGCTACGTGCTGGAGCACCGCGCCGCCTGA